Genomic segment of Limnohabitans sp. INBF002:
AGCCTAAGCTTTAGCTCAAAAAAAAGCTCACTAAAAGTGAGCTCATCTTTCTCAAGTAATAGGCGCAATTTAAGAGTCGTCTGTTACAGCCTCAATTAAAGCAGCACCAAGGTGTGAGTAATAAGTGTAAACAATATCACTTACACACAAATATTTTGTACGTCGATCCGATCCCAAGTGAAAAGCTTTAGCAAGACCATTCTCTCTAATCGACCATAAGGAACGGTGAATTGTGCAAGGAGATCCAAGCTGTCTAGAACCCATAACATCTGTAATCTTTAATGGTTGATTTATCGAAGCTCTTACAGAAATAACCTCAAGAAGCTTCATTTCAAATTGACTGATAGCGTGCAACTGCATGAACTCTTCTTCAAGCGCATTTTTTAAATTAGTAAATTTCAAATAACTGTTCATCTTTAACGCCTTACGTGATCAATAAACGATGAATTTGTTCGCATGCAACCCTGATGCCATCTTCTAGTGTGAAAGATTGCGCACTGTCTCTTAACTTTCCATCAGTTTTTTTAGAGTCAGACAACACGCTCAACACACCCGCAAGTAGTTCATCTTCGGATAGCTTTTTAAAAGGTAAGACTTCTGCAACACCGATTTTTTGAGCCCTTACTGCTTGGTCAAATTGATCTAGTGTTCTAGGAAGAATCAAACTTGGTTTACCAGCAGCAATCACCTGCATAAGCGTTGCCACGCCTCCGTGATGCACCACGCATTGACATGCCCTAAAGAGCACTGAGTAATCAGCAAAGCTACACACATGTACAGGCATTGATTGGCCAAAATTTAATGGGACACCCTCGCGCTTTATGAGTACAGCCCTCACACCAAGCTTTGCAATTACCTTGAGAGCCAAGTCATAAAAATCTTGTGGGTCCACCCTAGCAACAGAACCTAATGTAAAAACAACAGGTGCCGGACCAGATGCCAAAAAATGTTCAAGGCCTACATCGTGAGTCTGATGCGCTACACGGATCGTTTCTTTCACGAAACCACACTGAACCGTCTTCGCAGGCCAATCAGCTTGAGGTTTAGCCAGCAACGGCGAGAACAAAGCCAAGTTCAACCAAGGTGAGTAACGCCCTGCAAACAAGGGGTGTTGATGGGACAACCCAAGCTCTTGCTCTATCTGGCGGTAATCCACATAAATCACGTCTGATAGTTTTAAGAAAAACCACCGTAAGACAGCTTTCCACCAATTTGGCAGCACCGAGTCTTTGCCTAGCCAGCGCAAGCCATGCAAATAAGGTGGGTCTGTGAATGAGATATACGCCATCGGCGACACACCCGAAAAGACCCAAGGCTTGCCCAGCGCACGTGCAACTAATGGCGCAGCCAAACTGGTTTGAGAACCAATAATCAAGTCAAAGCTAGGAGCCAACCTTTGAATGCATGCCACTTCTTCGCGTAGGTGCCAACCAAGCTTGCGAAGCACTTTCAAACTTCCCAAAAGGCTTTGCGATAAACCTTTAAAAGCTTTTGTGTTTTGCGCATCAGCATCTTGGCCAACATCAAATGCCACGCATTCAATGCCTTGTTTTTTCACAACGCCTAAATTTGAAGCATTCACAACCATCAAGACCTGATGACCGTTTTTTTGCAGACCATGCGCAAGGGCGATGTATGGCAGTACATCTCCCAAAGAGCCGCGTGTACAAATCAGAATTTTTGACAAAGGGTTGCTTTAACTGCTGAGCATCAAAAAATGGTTTGGCTGTCGAGCTTGGATTTGCGAATCAAGTCCACCACCGGCTGCTCCCGCTTGTTCGCGCGCTGGCAGTGGCCCGGTTGAAACTTATCGGTAATGCGAATCACCACTTTCGCCCAGCGCTTGTCGCGCTCACGCCACGCATGAGAAGAAATCGATTCCCATGCGTAGCCATTAAAAATAGTTGCATTCACAAAGTTATCCATTGCACGAACACCTGCACGTCCTCGTGAATTAGGTCCGAAAATACCAATCCAAACAAGAATCCAATAACCAAAAACGGCTAAAGGGATCAACGCGCACAGAAGAATAAAGCCAACCGCCCTCTCCCTCATACAGCTTCGCTTCGTCTATGTAGCTTCAGCCGCACCCCGTTCGCTGAACGAATCGTCAAACGCCCCACAGGTTGTGGCTCGTGCTCTGGCAAGGCTGAAATCCGGTAGTCACGTACCAAGCTTGCCAAGATCAACGTCGCCTCTTGCAACGCAAAGGCCGCGCCCATGCAGACCCTCGGCCCCATGCCAAACGGCAAGTAGGCTTGCTTCAATGACTCGCGTGAAGCGTCGTTGTCATAACGATCGGGGTTAAACACATCAGGGTCATCCCACAACTCACGGTGTCGCTGAATGAGCCATGGCGACACCACCACTGTCGCCCCCTGCTCTACCGTCTTTTTGCGCATGGGGCATACAGAAGTAGATTGCCTAGCCATGAACCCCACAGGCGGAAACAGGCGTAAGGTTTCTCTGAACACATTGCGCACCAAGTCTAGGTAGCGCATGTCTGACAGCTCGGGCTGCCTATCTGCCAAATGCATCACCACATCTTGGTGCATGCGCTCTTGTATATCGGGTGCGTTGGCCATCAAATAAGCAGCCCAGGTTAAGGCGCTGGCCGAAGTTTCGTGCCCTGCTAAAAACAACATAGCCACTTGGTCTAGCAACTCTTCAAAGCTAAAACCCTCGCCTGATACTTCATCTTTGGCATCTAAAAACGATTGCAAGATGTCTGTGGTGTGATTCGGCTTAGCTGCACGGTGCGCATCAAAGCGCGGGCGAATCAGTTGCCCTAACAACCCGCGAATGGCAGCTGCCGCACGCCGACTGCGCCAAACATCCCAAGGCCACACCAACCAACGCAGCCCGTAGATAGACGGCAGCATCAGCCGAGGCGCAATGGCCTGAAACCTTGCAAACTCTGTGAAGATGCGCTTGGCATCAGCGCCCTCCATGGGCACCGAAAAAATAGTGCGAAAGATAATGTCTGCCGTCACATGCGTCATCTCAACTTCTAGGTCGTACTCCGCCCCATCTGGCAAAGCAGACAAACGCGTCAGCATGTCACCAACCGCTGCTTGCATCACTGGAAAAGCCACATTAAGGCGCGCCTGTGCAAATGCGGGGTCCATCATGTTGCGTTGCTTGCGCCATTGGTCACCCGATGTCGTAAAGATGCTTTCTCCCAACAAAGGCTTCAAGGCCTCACCTAGCAAATTGCTTTTAGGGAAAGCCTCAGCCTGCGTGTCCATCACCTGCTTCACCAAAGTAGGTTCGTTCACCATGTAAAGGTCTAAGCCAGGTAAGTGCACCTCGCCCATGCGCATGCGGTAGCTGCGCTCATACAAGGCATCCAGCCACGAACGTCTGGCGCTGAAAAACATCAGCAAGGCTGAAGCCTTGCTTTGGCGAGGCTTGGGGTACACAGGGCAAAAATGGCGCATCACAACTTTCTCTTCAGCATCACTTGTATGCCCTTGGCTGATCGCACAGTCAAACGCCCCACCACCTGTGGCTCAAACCCCGGTACGGGCAACACGTCGTAGTTCTTCATCACAGCATTCAAAATTAAAGCGGCTTCTTGCATGGCAAAGCCTGCCCCAATGCAGGCACGTGCTCCCAAACCAAAGGGCAAGTAAGTGCCTCGCACGGGGGCGTTGTCTTTGTTCAAGAAACGTTCAGGATTAAACACATCGGGCTCACGCCACCAGCGTCTGTGCCGATGCAACAGCCACGGAAACA
This window contains:
- a CDS encoding cytochrome P450 — protein: MRHFCPVYPKPRQSKASALLMFFSARRSWLDALYERSYRMRMGEVHLPGLDLYMVNEPTLVKQVMDTQAEAFPKSNLLGEALKPLLGESIFTTSGDQWRKQRNMMDPAFAQARLNVAFPVMQAAVGDMLTRLSALPDGAEYDLEVEMTHVTADIIFRTIFSVPMEGADAKRIFTEFARFQAIAPRLMLPSIYGLRWLVWPWDVWRSRRAAAAIRGLLGQLIRPRFDAHRAAKPNHTTDILQSFLDAKDEVSGEGFSFEELLDQVAMLFLAGHETSASALTWAAYLMANAPDIQERMHQDVVMHLADRQPELSDMRYLDLVRNVFRETLRLFPPVGFMARQSTSVCPMRKKTVEQGATVVVSPWLIQRHRELWDDPDVFNPDRYDNDASRESLKQAYLPFGMGPRVCMGAAFALQEATLILASLVRDYRISALPEHEPQPVGRLTIRSANGVRLKLHRRSEAV
- a CDS encoding glycosyltransferase, whose translation is MSKILICTRGSLGDVLPYIALAHGLQKNGHQVLMVVNASNLGVVKKQGIECVAFDVGQDADAQNTKAFKGLSQSLLGSLKVLRKLGWHLREEVACIQRLAPSFDLIIGSQTSLAAPLVARALGKPWVFSGVSPMAYISFTDPPYLHGLRWLGKDSVLPNWWKAVLRWFFLKLSDVIYVDYRQIEQELGLSHQHPLFAGRYSPWLNLALFSPLLAKPQADWPAKTVQCGFVKETIRVAHQTHDVGLEHFLASGPAPVVFTLGSVARVDPQDFYDLALKVIAKLGVRAVLIKREGVPLNFGQSMPVHVCSFADYSVLFRACQCVVHHGGVATLMQVIAAGKPSLILPRTLDQFDQAVRAQKIGVAEVLPFKKLSEDELLAGVLSVLSDSKKTDGKLRDSAQSFTLEDGIRVACEQIHRLLIT